One genomic region from Dehalobacter restrictus DSM 9455 encodes:
- a CDS encoding acetyl-CoA carboxylase carboxyltransferase subunit alpha encodes MLEREKELAELNNKLSDLRKLAEDKQADFSSEIEGLEEKLTRMKKEAFLNLTAMDKLALSRMVERPTTLDYIERIFHSFIELHGDRMYRDDPCIVGGVARLGDLPITVIGQQKGRNTKENVKRNFGMTNPEGYRKALRLMKQAEKFHRPVVCFIDTPGADPGIGAEERGQGEAIARNLMEMVSLRTPVISIVLGEGGSGGALALSIADEIWMLEHSIYSILSPEGFASILWKDSSRAKEAAQIMKITAQDLQQMGLIDKVLPEPLGGAHHDPEAMAAVIKEHLLKVPFRTMLEQLDDVLERRYQKYRRIGAYTE; translated from the coding sequence ATGCTCGAGCGGGAAAAAGAATTAGCGGAACTGAATAATAAGCTCAGTGATTTAAGGAAGCTTGCTGAAGATAAGCAAGCCGACTTTTCATCAGAGATTGAGGGATTAGAAGAGAAGCTTACCAGGATGAAAAAGGAAGCATTCTTGAATTTGACGGCGATGGATAAGCTGGCCCTGTCCCGAATGGTGGAAAGACCCACCACGCTCGATTATATCGAGAGAATTTTTCACTCCTTTATTGAGCTGCATGGAGACCGGATGTACCGGGATGACCCCTGCATTGTCGGCGGCGTTGCCAGACTGGGCGATTTGCCGATAACGGTCATTGGCCAGCAAAAAGGCAGAAATACCAAAGAAAATGTCAAAAGAAATTTCGGGATGACAAATCCCGAAGGTTACCGTAAAGCGTTAAGGCTCATGAAGCAGGCGGAAAAATTTCACCGGCCCGTGGTTTGCTTTATTGATACACCAGGGGCTGATCCCGGTATCGGAGCGGAGGAACGGGGCCAGGGGGAAGCGATTGCACGCAACCTGATGGAAATGGTCAGTTTGCGGACGCCTGTCATTTCCATTGTTCTGGGAGAAGGAGGCAGCGGCGGGGCGTTGGCCCTGTCGATCGCAGACGAGATCTGGATGCTGGAGCATTCGATCTATTCCATACTGTCTCCTGAAGGTTTTGCCAGTATCCTTTGGAAGGATTCCTCCAGAGCAAAAGAGGCAGCCCAGATCATGAAGATTACTGCTCAGGATTTGCAGCAAATGGGCCTGATCGACAAGGTTCTGCCGGAGCCTTTGGGCGGTGCCCACCATGATCCCGAGGCGATGGCTGCCGTGATCAAGGAACATTTGTTAAAGGTCCCGTTCAGAACCATGCTGGAACAACTCGATGATGTTCTTGAAAGGCGTTATCAGAAATACCGCAGGATAGGGGCTTATACCGAGTAA
- the accD gene encoding acetyl-CoA carboxylase, carboxyltransferase subunit beta has translation MFKLNRVFKKPRYLTIQQNNSQPLPAEIEGQGEKNVLPAIPNGLWTKCQNCGETVYTKDLSNNNKVCVRCGYHFRMGAWERVDLIMDTGTFKEINQEMKSVNPLDFEGYAEKVSAGQEKTGLSEAVLTGYGKIHGQDAVITVMDSNFMMGSMGSVVGEKVTRAFEFAAERKMPIIAFTASGGARMQEGMFSLMQMAKTSAAVGRHSRQGGLYIAVLTDPTTGGVTASFPMLGDIILAEPDALIGFAGKRVIQQTIRQELPEGFQKAEFLLEHGFIDKIVAREDLKLTLSRLIKLHYRR, from the coding sequence ATGTTTAAATTAAACAGGGTTTTTAAGAAACCGCGTTATCTAACCATACAACAGAATAATAGTCAGCCGTTGCCGGCAGAGATAGAGGGGCAGGGGGAAAAGAATGTTTTGCCTGCCATTCCGAACGGGCTGTGGACAAAATGCCAGAATTGCGGAGAGACAGTTTACACGAAGGATCTCAGTAATAATAACAAGGTCTGTGTTCGCTGCGGCTACCATTTCAGGATGGGAGCCTGGGAAAGAGTCGATCTGATCATGGACACCGGTACATTTAAAGAAATTAATCAGGAGATGAAAAGCGTCAATCCGCTGGACTTTGAAGGCTATGCAGAGAAAGTCAGCGCTGGCCAGGAGAAAACGGGCCTTTCGGAAGCTGTACTGACAGGGTATGGCAAGATTCATGGCCAGGATGCTGTGATTACGGTGATGGACAGTAACTTTATGATGGGCAGCATGGGTTCGGTCGTTGGCGAGAAAGTGACCCGGGCTTTTGAATTTGCTGCTGAAAGGAAAATGCCGATCATTGCTTTTACTGCTTCAGGTGGGGCCAGGATGCAGGAAGGAATGTTTTCCCTGATGCAGATGGCGAAAACATCTGCAGCCGTTGGCAGACACAGCCGGCAGGGAGGACTGTATATCGCGGTTTTGACCGACCCGACAACGGGCGGCGTCACGGCCAGCTTCCCAATGCTGGGAGATATCATTTTGGCGGAACCCGACGCGCTGATCGGCTTTGCCGGCAAGCGGGTCATTCAACAGACCATCAGGCAGGAGTTGCCGGAAGGTTTTCAGAAAGCAGAATTTCTGCTGGAACACGGTTTTATTGATAAAATCGTGGCCAGAGAGGACCTCAAACTAACCTTGTCTCGCCTGATTAAGCTTCATTACAGGCGTTAA
- a CDS encoding acetyl-CoA carboxylase biotin carboxylase subunit, whose translation MFKKILIANRGEIAVRIIRACREIGVATVAVYSEADRNSLHVDLADETVCIGPARARDSYLNTKNIISATVLTGAEAIHPGFGFLAENSKFAEMCKACHIAFIGPDPEVIEMMGNKAKARQIMGQAGVPIVPGIEGVLANFKQAEASAERIGYPIMLKASAGGGGKGIRIVWSRDELKKAYDMAKKEAQAAFDDDSMYLEKYLVEPRHIEFQILADHYGNVIHLGERDCSIQRRNQKVIEEAPSTVLSDELRWKMGDTAVRAAQAVGYKSAGTIEFLVDNNGGYYFMEMNTRIQVEHPVTELVTGIDIVKEQLKIASGEQLNIRQDDVHIQGHAIECRINAENPALGFRPSPGKVNILLWPGGNGVRLDSALYSGYDIPPTYDSMIAKLITHGQDRNEAISKMRRALDEFIIEGIDTNIEFLFQILNNPKFRCAEIDTSFIAKEFDYGA comes from the coding sequence TTGTTCAAAAAAATACTCATTGCCAACAGAGGCGAAATAGCGGTCCGGATTATTCGGGCCTGCCGGGAAATCGGAGTTGCAACAGTTGCAGTTTATTCGGAAGCCGACCGGAACTCCCTGCATGTGGATCTTGCTGATGAGACGGTTTGTATCGGACCGGCCAGAGCAAGGGACAGCTATCTGAATACCAAGAATATTATCAGTGCAACGGTTCTGACGGGCGCGGAAGCCATTCATCCGGGATTTGGCTTTTTGGCGGAAAACAGCAAATTTGCCGAGATGTGCAAAGCGTGCCATATCGCATTTATCGGTCCTGACCCGGAAGTGATTGAAATGATGGGGAATAAAGCTAAGGCCCGGCAGATCATGGGCCAGGCGGGTGTCCCTATCGTTCCCGGTATCGAAGGTGTGTTGGCTAATTTTAAACAGGCAGAGGCTTCTGCGGAGCGTATTGGCTATCCGATCATGCTGAAGGCATCGGCAGGCGGCGGAGGCAAGGGTATCCGGATTGTCTGGAGCCGGGATGAACTGAAGAAAGCTTATGATATGGCCAAAAAAGAAGCGCAGGCTGCCTTTGATGATGATTCAATGTATTTGGAGAAATATCTGGTGGAGCCGAGACATATCGAATTTCAGATCCTGGCCGACCACTATGGAAATGTCATTCACCTCGGAGAAAGAGACTGTTCAATCCAGCGCAGAAATCAAAAAGTCATTGAAGAGGCTCCTTCAACCGTCCTGAGTGACGAGCTTAGGTGGAAAATGGGGGATACAGCTGTTCGAGCTGCTCAAGCGGTAGGTTATAAGAGCGCCGGGACCATCGAATTTTTAGTTGACAACAACGGCGGCTATTACTTTATGGAAATGAATACCCGTATCCAGGTCGAGCATCCCGTAACCGAACTGGTTACAGGAATTGATATTGTGAAGGAACAACTGAAAATTGCCTCGGGAGAACAGCTAAACATCCGGCAGGACGACGTGCATATTCAAGGCCATGCCATAGAATGCCGAATCAATGCGGAAAATCCCGCACTTGGGTTCAGGCCGTCTCCCGGCAAAGTGAATATCCTTCTCTGGCCCGGAGGAAATGGCGTAAGACTGGACAGCGCGCTCTACAGCGGCTATGATATCCCGCCGACCTATGATTCGATGATCGCGAAACTGATTACGCACGGCCAGGACAGGAATGAAGCCATCAGTAAAATGCGCAGGGCTCTTGATGAGTTTATCATTGAAGGCATTGACACCAATATTGAATTTCTGTTTCAGATTTTGAATAACCCGAAATTTAGGTGCGCAGAAATTGACACATCCTTCATTGCCAAAGAATTTGACTATGGAGCGTAA
- the fabZ gene encoding 3-hydroxyacyl-ACP dehydratase FabZ: protein MLNIKEIQEIIPHRYPFLLLDRVEELEEGKRVVAYKNVTINEYFFQGHFPQEPVMPGVLIIEALAQAGAVALLKMEKYQGKLAYFTGIDKAKFRRKVFPGDVLRLEVEIIKIKGPAGIGKALATVDGEKAAEAEIKFFIS from the coding sequence ATGCTGAACATCAAAGAGATTCAGGAAATCATTCCGCATCGGTACCCATTCCTTCTTCTGGACCGAGTCGAAGAGCTTGAAGAAGGTAAAAGGGTTGTTGCTTATAAAAATGTTACGATCAATGAGTACTTTTTTCAGGGACATTTTCCGCAAGAACCGGTAATGCCCGGTGTACTCATTATTGAAGCGCTGGCTCAGGCCGGTGCGGTAGCTTTATTAAAAATGGAAAAATATCAGGGTAAGCTCGCTTACTTTACCGGAATTGACAAGGCCAAGTTCCGAAGGAAGGTATTTCCTGGTGATGTGCTGAGGCTGGAAGTAGAGATCATAAAAATCAAAGGCCCTGCCGGCATCGGCAAAGCCCTTGCTACGGTTGACGGGGAAAAAGCTGCCGAAGCCGAAATCAAGTTTTTTATCAGTTAA
- the accB gene encoding acetyl-CoA carboxylase biotin carboxyl carrier protein, whose translation MDLKEIQELIKMVDESGLTEFELKQEDYKIILKKEKLQPMFQPALQPIQSFMPGAAAGKEAVTPEHPSSKTEAPQTINAPIVGTFYLAPSPGEKPFVNAGSKVKKGDTLCIVEAMKLMNEIEAEEDLQILSILVNDGQMVEFGQPLFEINTK comes from the coding sequence ATGGATTTAAAAGAAATTCAAGAACTGATAAAAATGGTGGATGAGTCCGGGCTGACTGAATTTGAGCTTAAGCAAGAGGATTATAAAATTATTTTGAAGAAAGAAAAGCTTCAGCCCATGTTTCAGCCTGCACTTCAACCCATACAGAGCTTTATGCCTGGGGCTGCAGCCGGAAAAGAGGCGGTGACTCCGGAACATCCAAGTTCTAAAACTGAAGCGCCGCAGACAATCAATGCCCCGATTGTCGGAACCTTTTACCTGGCACCGTCGCCCGGAGAGAAACCCTTTGTCAACGCGGGTAGCAAAGTCAAAAAAGGGGATACGCTTTGTATTGTCGAGGCGATGAAGCTGATGAATGAGATTGAAGCTGAAGAAGACCTGCAAATTCTCAGCATTTTGGTTAATGACGGGCAAATGGTCGAATTTGGCCAACCGCTGTTTGAAATTAATACCAAGTAG
- the fabF gene encoding beta-ketoacyl-ACP synthase II — MRTRVVITGIGAVTPLGNDAATFWQGIKEGKCGIGPITAFDTTDHKVKIGAEIKDFDPETLLDKKEAKRMDRYCQLAVVAAQQAYEDAGLKEAEIDPERLGVLVGSGIGGLLTIEEQHSRLTEKGPGRVSPFFIPMAISNMASGNIAIKLGAKGINYSIVTACASATHSMGEAFWKIRDGQADMIVTGGAEAPITPLAVAGFTSMTALSNSNDVNRASIPFDKERDGFVIGEGAGILVLESLEHARKRNARIYGEVVGYGASCDAYHMTAPAPGGEGAARAMKLALADAGIGSDEISYINPHGTGTPYNDKFETEAIKAIFGEKAYQIPVSSTKSMTGHLLGAAGAIEAIICAKALQEGFVPPTIGYQVKDEECDLDYVPNCGRNMDLTYALSNSLGFGGHNATIILKKWLEG, encoded by the coding sequence ATGAGAACACGCGTAGTTATTACTGGAATTGGGGCGGTTACTCCGCTTGGCAACGATGCAGCCACATTCTGGCAGGGCATCAAAGAAGGAAAATGCGGGATAGGTCCGATCACAGCCTTTGATACGACGGACCATAAAGTAAAAATTGGTGCCGAGATCAAAGATTTTGATCCTGAAACGCTTTTGGATAAGAAAGAAGCCAAACGTATGGACCGCTACTGCCAGCTGGCAGTGGTGGCGGCACAGCAGGCTTATGAAGATGCGGGTCTGAAAGAAGCCGAGATCGACCCGGAAAGATTAGGTGTTTTGGTTGGATCGGGGATAGGCGGTCTGCTAACGATCGAAGAACAGCACAGCAGACTGACCGAGAAAGGGCCCGGCAGGGTTTCCCCTTTCTTTATTCCGATGGCGATCAGTAATATGGCTTCAGGGAATATTGCGATCAAGCTTGGTGCCAAAGGAATTAACTATAGTATTGTCACAGCCTGCGCTTCAGCAACGCATTCCATGGGTGAAGCTTTCTGGAAGATCAGAGACGGTCAGGCGGATATGATTGTTACCGGTGGCGCTGAAGCCCCGATTACGCCTCTGGCGGTAGCCGGATTTACTTCCATGACCGCTTTGAGCAACAGCAATGATGTCAACAGGGCTTCCATCCCGTTTGACAAGGAGCGGGACGGGTTCGTGATTGGTGAAGGTGCGGGTATTTTGGTTCTGGAATCTTTGGAGCATGCTAGAAAGAGGAATGCAAGAATCTATGGCGAAGTAGTTGGTTATGGAGCTAGCTGCGATGCCTACCATATGACCGCACCTGCACCGGGAGGGGAAGGCGCGGCCAGGGCGATGAAGCTTGCCTTAGCTGATGCCGGAATTGGTTCGGACGAAATATCCTATATCAATCCGCATGGAACAGGTACACCGTACAACGACAAGTTTGAGACGGAAGCGATCAAAGCCATATTTGGAGAAAAAGCTTATCAAATACCGGTGAGTTCGACTAAATCAATGACCGGTCATCTACTGGGAGCAGCAGGAGCTATAGAGGCGATTATCTGCGCCAAAGCACTTCAGGAGGGCTTTGTACCACCAACGATTGGCTATCAGGTTAAAGATGAGGAATGTGACCTGGATTATGTACCAAATTGCGGGCGTAACATGGATTTGACCTACGCCCTATCCAATTCGCTTGGATTTGGCGGCCATAATGCTACCATTATCTTAAAAAAATGGTTAGAGGGATAA
- the fabG gene encoding 3-oxoacyl-[acyl-carrier-protein] reductase, protein MLKGKTAVVTGASRGIGRAIALKLAEQGANIAVNYASSEQEGLKLAQEIENLGGRALVLKADVSVFSEAEQLIAMAKAEFGTIDILVNNAGITRDGLLMRMSEDDFDRVVEVDLKGVFNCTRHAVPIMVKQRSGRIVNITSVVGILGNAGQVNYAAAKAGVIGLTKSLAKEIGSRNITVNAVAPGFIETDMTSGLSDKVRELTKESIALKRFGKPENIADTVLFLASDAGEYITGQVISVDGGMAF, encoded by the coding sequence ATGCTAAAGGGGAAAACAGCAGTTGTTACAGGTGCCAGCAGGGGTATTGGCAGAGCCATCGCTTTAAAGCTTGCTGAACAAGGCGCGAATATCGCGGTGAATTATGCAAGCAGCGAGCAGGAAGGGTTAAAGCTTGCCCAGGAAATCGAAAATCTCGGAGGGCGGGCCTTGGTCTTAAAAGCGGACGTCAGTGTATTCAGTGAAGCGGAACAATTGATTGCGATGGCCAAAGCAGAATTTGGAACCATAGACATTCTGGTCAATAACGCAGGGATAACCCGCGACGGTTTACTCATGAGGATGTCGGAAGACGATTTTGACCGAGTCGTAGAAGTAGACCTTAAAGGGGTGTTCAATTGTACCCGGCATGCCGTTCCTATCATGGTCAAACAAAGAAGTGGCAGGATCGTCAATATCACTTCTGTTGTTGGAATTCTTGGAAATGCAGGGCAGGTTAATTATGCAGCGGCCAAAGCCGGTGTTATTGGACTTACTAAATCACTGGCCAAGGAAATCGGCAGCAGAAACATCACGGTGAATGCTGTAGCCCCTGGCTTTATTGAGACGGATATGACGTCAGGGTTATCGGATAAAGTGAGAGAACTGACCAAAGAGAGCATTGCTTTAAAGCGGTTTGGTAAACCGGAGAATATCGCCGATACGGTTTTATTTCTAGCTTCAGACGCCGGTGAATACATTACCGGCCAGGTTATAAGCGTTGACGGCGGAATGGCATTTTAG
- the fabD gene encoding ACP S-malonyltransferase: protein MDRKTAFIFAGQGSQYVGMGKELYQHNDVSWAVFDLADQELGYSLSGLCFNGPKEELDKTEHTQPAILTVSVAAARALMDQGINPDLTAGFSLGEYSALVLSGVLPFEAAVKLVRNRGRYMQEAVSQGVGGMAAVLGLETSGVEQACLGAESLGVVRIANYNCPGQVVISGENKALEAASARAIELGAKRVIPLEVSGPFHTGLLEPAARKLADELAGIEFSDPRIPVISNVTADYMADKSAVKELLPQQVMRSVLWEMSFRRMLADGVDTFVELGPGSVLKGFARKIDKNVKVLNVEDPTSLEAVVKYFND, encoded by the coding sequence ATGGATAGAAAGACAGCGTTTATTTTTGCGGGCCAGGGTTCACAGTATGTTGGCATGGGAAAAGAACTTTATCAGCATAACGATGTTTCGTGGGCAGTTTTTGACCTGGCGGATCAGGAACTTGGATATTCGCTGAGTGGCCTGTGTTTTAACGGACCCAAAGAGGAACTGGATAAAACTGAACATACACAGCCGGCCATTCTTACGGTCAGTGTGGCAGCCGCAAGGGCGCTGATGGATCAGGGGATCAATCCTGATCTGACAGCCGGATTCAGTCTGGGTGAATATTCTGCCTTGGTCTTGAGCGGTGTATTGCCATTTGAGGCGGCTGTGAAACTGGTCCGGAACAGAGGCAGGTATATGCAGGAGGCTGTGTCTCAGGGTGTTGGAGGAATGGCTGCAGTCCTCGGTTTGGAAACATCCGGGGTCGAACAGGCTTGTCTTGGGGCTGAAAGTCTCGGGGTTGTACGGATTGCCAATTATAACTGCCCAGGTCAGGTTGTGATATCCGGGGAAAACAAGGCCTTGGAAGCTGCTTCGGCTAGGGCTATTGAGCTCGGAGCTAAAAGGGTGATCCCGCTTGAAGTCAGCGGACCGTTTCATACGGGCTTACTCGAACCGGCCGCCCGGAAATTGGCTGACGAGCTGGCAGGCATTGAATTTTCTGATCCCCGGATTCCGGTGATTTCCAATGTTACTGCAGATTATATGGCGGATAAGTCGGCGGTCAAGGAACTATTGCCACAACAAGTTATGCGTTCCGTCCTTTGGGAGATGTCCTTCAGAAGGATGCTTGCCGACGGCGTAGATACCTTTGTGGAACTGGGACCTGGAAGTGTCTTAAAGGGCTTTGCGAGAAAGATTGACAAGAACGTGAAGGTTCTGAATGTCGAAGACCCGACATCTCTCGAAGCTGTGGTGAAATACTTTAACGATTAA
- the fabK gene encoding enoyl-[acyl-carrier-protein] reductase FabK → MNNFDFFYKLGVKYPLIQGGMAWISDSSLASAVSNAGGIGIIAGANAPVEYVKEEIRKAKALTDKPFGVNIMLLSENAGAIAHLVCEEGVKVVTTGAGSPGKYIKMWKENGITVIPVVPSVALARRMEKEGADAVVAEGGESGGHVGELTTMALLPQVIDAVNIPVIAAGGIGDGRGIAAAFMLGASGVQVGTRFLTAEECTVHQNYKDRILKAKDIDSVVTGRPTGHPVRVLRNKLTRQFEELERTGAPLEQYETLGAGALRKAVKEGDTDYGSVMAGQIAGLIKKEQTCKEIIEEMFAQAEERLKAIKLDSITR, encoded by the coding sequence ATGAATAACTTTGATTTTTTTTATAAGCTGGGCGTAAAATACCCGCTGATTCAAGGCGGTATGGCCTGGATTTCGGACAGCTCACTTGCATCGGCTGTATCAAACGCCGGCGGAATCGGTATCATTGCGGGGGCCAATGCACCTGTCGAATATGTCAAAGAAGAGATTAGGAAGGCCAAAGCTCTGACAGACAAGCCTTTTGGCGTAAATATCATGCTGTTAAGTGAAAATGCCGGAGCCATTGCCCACCTCGTCTGTGAAGAAGGGGTAAAAGTAGTGACGACAGGCGCCGGAAGTCCCGGGAAATATATTAAAATGTGGAAAGAAAACGGCATTACGGTCATTCCCGTAGTTCCTTCCGTTGCGCTGGCCCGCAGGATGGAGAAGGAGGGGGCAGATGCCGTTGTGGCGGAAGGGGGAGAGTCCGGCGGACATGTCGGTGAACTTACGACCATGGCCTTGCTTCCTCAGGTGATTGACGCTGTAAATATTCCGGTGATTGCTGCTGGGGGAATCGGTGACGGCAGAGGGATTGCCGCAGCTTTTATGTTGGGTGCAAGTGGTGTCCAGGTTGGCACAAGGTTCCTAACTGCCGAAGAATGTACCGTGCATCAAAACTATAAGGATAGAATCCTGAAAGCTAAAGATATCGATTCAGTCGTTACAGGCAGGCCAACTGGTCATCCGGTCAGAGTCCTCAGAAATAAACTTACCCGGCAGTTTGAAGAGCTGGAAAGGACGGGGGCACCTCTGGAGCAGTATGAGACGCTTGGCGCCGGTGCGCTGCGCAAGGCTGTAAAAGAGGGAGATACGGATTACGGATCGGTAATGGCTGGGCAAATTGCAGGTCTGATTAAAAAAGAACAGACCTGCAAAGAGATTATTGAAGAAATGTTTGCCCAGGCAGAGGAACGTCTGAAAGCTATTAAGCTTGACAGTATTACCCGCTAA
- a CDS encoding acyl carrier protein — MPFDTICRIIASQIEIEPEKIQLSTKFQQDLGIDSLSIFEIVMELEDVYRIEIPTEDLEELISVADLVDYMSKRTN; from the coding sequence ATGCCTTTTGACACGATCTGCAGGATTATTGCCTCCCAGATTGAGATTGAACCGGAGAAAATACAGCTGTCCACCAAGTTCCAGCAAGACCTCGGGATTGACTCTCTAAGCATTTTTGAAATTGTTATGGAGCTGGAAGATGTATACAGGATTGAAATTCCGACTGAAGATCTTGAAGAATTAATCAGCGTAGCAGATCTGGTTGACTATATGAGTAAGCGAACGAATTGA
- a CDS encoding beta-ketoacyl-ACP synthase III, which produces MYDVEIIGTGSYVPENRVTNDDLSKIVDTSDEWIRTRTGIKERRISLTETTADLAVAAARRALDDAGVAAEELDLIIVATVTPDYFFPSTACFVQNSLGASRAACFDISAACTGFIFGLSIASQFIRTGMYQKALIIGAEALSKITDWEDRGTCVLFADGAGAAVIKRGNQGIISEVIGSDGSKGECLECPALPLKNVFIEAEEAKPPHAKMNGREVFKFAVNILPECILKILENTPYTLEDINHIIPHQANLRIIDSAAKKLQVDQAKFYVNLPSYGNTSSASIPIALDEMAKGKLIHKEDLLVLVGFGGGLTYGAMLIKWTIGGK; this is translated from the coding sequence ATGTATGACGTCGAGATAATTGGCACTGGCAGCTATGTTCCTGAAAACAGGGTGACGAATGATGATCTGTCTAAGATTGTTGACACAAGCGATGAATGGATCCGTACCCGGACAGGGATCAAAGAACGTAGAATTTCACTGACGGAAACCACAGCGGATCTGGCAGTTGCAGCCGCCCGCAGAGCGCTTGATGATGCCGGAGTTGCCGCTGAGGAGCTTGATCTGATTATTGTGGCCACGGTTACACCGGACTATTTTTTCCCGTCAACGGCATGTTTTGTCCAGAATAGTCTCGGAGCCAGCCGGGCAGCTTGTTTTGATATCAGTGCGGCTTGCACCGGTTTTATTTTTGGACTCAGCATTGCCTCCCAGTTTATCAGAACAGGGATGTATCAAAAGGCACTGATCATTGGTGCCGAGGCCCTTTCCAAAATAACGGACTGGGAAGACCGCGGCACTTGTGTCCTGTTTGCAGACGGGGCTGGCGCGGCGGTTATCAAAAGAGGAAATCAAGGCATCATTTCCGAAGTAATCGGTTCTGATGGGAGCAAAGGCGAATGTTTGGAATGTCCTGCCCTTCCGCTCAAGAACGTCTTTATTGAGGCCGAGGAAGCAAAGCCCCCACATGCCAAAATGAACGGACGGGAAGTTTTTAAATTTGCAGTCAATATTTTACCTGAGTGTATTTTGAAGATACTTGAAAATACACCTTATACGCTGGAAGACATTAACCATATCATACCGCACCAGGCGAACCTGCGGATCATCGATTCAGCGGCCAAAAAGCTGCAGGTGGATCAGGCGAAGTTTTATGTCAACCTTCCCAGTTATGGAAATACCTCGAGTGCGAGTATCCCAATTGCCTTGGATGAAATGGCCAAAGGGAAGTTAATCCATAAAGAGGATCTGCTCGTTCTTGTCGGATTTGGAGGAGGACTCACCTATGGCGCGATGCTGATTAAATGGACCATAGGGGGTAAGTGA
- a CDS encoding MarR family winged helix-turn-helix transcriptional regulator encodes MNTKIFDNQIKNKVNFDYALRGSERLETNFRTVLNELLIGTFNQILDVEQNEIKKGPLNNLSISELHAIEAIGMYQDRTMSQVAADLGITVGALTSFINNLVKKEYVSRQRDEADRRIVRISLTRRGKLAYRIHEKFHLDMVKHMLLGLGEQENILIESLQKLTEFFDSKYSFNH; translated from the coding sequence TTGAATACTAAAATATTTGACAACCAAATTAAAAATAAGGTAAACTTTGATTATGCGCTGAGAGGAAGTGAAAGGTTGGAAACAAATTTTCGTACTGTTTTAAATGAACTTCTGATTGGAACATTTAATCAAATTCTAGATGTAGAGCAGAATGAGATTAAGAAAGGACCATTAAATAATTTGTCTATCTCAGAACTGCATGCGATTGAAGCGATTGGAATGTATCAGGACAGGACAATGTCTCAGGTTGCCGCTGATCTGGGTATCACTGTCGGAGCGCTTACTTCTTTCATCAATAACCTCGTTAAAAAGGAGTACGTTTCCAGACAAAGGGATGAGGCAGACCGGAGAATTGTCAGGATCAGTCTGACCCGAAGGGGAAAGCTTGCCTACAGGATTCATGAAAAATTCCATCTGGATATGGTCAAGCATATGCTTCTCGGATTAGGGGAACAGGAGAATATTTTAATCGAATCATTGCAGAAACTCACCGAATTTTTTGATTCGAAGTATTCCTTTAACCATTAA
- a CDS encoding LysM peptidoglycan-binding domain-containing protein: MTCPKGTIPYQIKPGDTFYSLARKFNTTAEAIASVNTGVNPNNLKPGVLICIPIRRSVVSCPPANRYVIKAGDTFSKLAGKYHLSTTSLISLNPGVDPTNLRIGQMICLPVKRRRRSR, encoded by the coding sequence ATGACCTGTCCGAAAGGAACAATCCCATATCAAATCAAGCCGGGTGATACTTTTTATAGCCTTGCCCGCAAATTCAATACAACTGCAGAGGCAATTGCATCGGTGAACACAGGAGTAAACCCAAATAACCTGAAACCGGGGGTCTTGATCTGCATTCCAATCAGGAGGAGCGTTGTTTCATGTCCACCAGCGAACCGTTATGTTATCAAAGCAGGTGATACCTTTTCCAAATTGGCTGGTAAATACCACCTTTCAACAACTTCGCTTATCTCACTGAACCCCGGAGTTGATCCCACGAACCTGCGGATCGGCCAAATGATCTGTCTTCCTGTCAAGAGACGGAGAAGATCCCGCTAA
- a CDS encoding DUF1540 domain-containing protein, protein MGSIKCTVTECHYNKDVMCDAPMIQVNHRGVKYSQGSEETQCDTFKPQK, encoded by the coding sequence ATGGGTTCAATTAAATGTACAGTCACCGAGTGTCATTACAATAAAGATGTCATGTGCGATGCGCCGATGATTCAGGTGAATCACAGAGGGGTCAAGTATTCCCAAGGCTCGGAAGAGACACAGTGTGATACCTTCAAACCTCAGAAGTAA